Proteins co-encoded in one Caldisericia bacterium genomic window:
- a CDS encoding stalk domain-containing protein, producing the protein MKKFLGILIILSLLLTFAPVKNLTFSISNPVNVINVTLTPNIVGELVRIDIKFILGVSISANSDNIVITFPKDSLGDTSKEFYLPTNIPKTSVLINGSNNITDVQVDLLNRKVAVITSINLAAANEHVITFLTTSGIKNPTKSGFYSLKLNTSQETVLSSSPSFYIYPGPFHHVKIIPNPSFFSSNRYATGPTAEFYLARYGSSGVMDYIPSDMYGNNLFEGYTYTFGNWVKPEDKDCGYETYDIPTARWFIVYDPNNPSPSPPGGHTPVNWHWWIPGFSSNYAIRLSSPGNKSDDTSLFIHPLYNKNLSDFILETKIAFDNTVGYHRGVKFRFNDYVTRYNTKANGYYVDIWGPNIRLLKTVNGVETLITQSPLPAAISANTWYTLKIVANGSNIQVFWGPSSLPLPTTPIINATDTTFTSGIFGVWQYGGDAIVRRTDWDDFYIKTLTGVTLFSDNFETKIAAPNDPPDDGVDANFRYCDSNNNGVYDCMDCVYLDLDNSFSVTRGDIRITASTCGGSYGPGSIVKAGDSDIGISLRTLNVFLNPSTVRAGDEDIGGPAIDIGTGLIGFAATEKHADNINLIASFEPGEWIYRDAPIDPFPFYVSPGDTRLTTVTIGSVNYPVNSVVSNPFVKHTDGGPTLNTYDPGEYIYQDNDNSGTVTVGDLRLTTVGVYPAGSTVAAGEIDIGTVLILFNFATGTPEKFVDANVNLMYNIGEWIYRDNDNNKIVSPGDTRLTSVTIGATTYTAGSTVAIGDLDLGKALIPFGDLDLGEPLINFAANEKHAENLVSDNLYNPGEWIYKDNDASNTVTTYDLRLTSVTIGVITYPANSNVTSGYALRPFAADEKYYDYDFTTTFTTEDWIYRDLDNSNTVTAGDKRLSNVTIGGKSYPAGSTVLASDTDIGLSLTSIDNTAPPPIFSYFDSDNSGTYSPFERIYNDVNNSDTIDVGDIRVRTPSLRFYNTDTSKDKGLDSCDFVYLDLDNSMTPSECDVRLTPVNIWTTNSFAHYEAGSKVKITDLDASKLDPLQIVWPFMMLKQYSNPSNRLFFNYHFGDYNSNKVWDDNEPVNFIIDFVLNYKLINGIQKNVVSPGDLRISTNFLISSNLVGTNPGYIDINGFYTAPILGSADPPYEVTLNVTLSIGGIARSGSSKIVLFRGPPKITLSPQTQWLAPCTEFQYKAIVTDISGNPIPNAEKNVNFGVGYPKNTTTNKYLMPYPFGFTGTYPEDLGMPLVEFSNFEKHADNVLINVPANNGKYDPGEWIYRDNDLSNSVSPGDLRLSKVYKVGKTYAPGTVVQLGDWDAGTALISFNNLKERHTQHINSNAPFPPAFDVGEYIYSDEDSNFAVSFGDIRLTDVKRGSVFYAAGTKVNDKDIGDALKQFNDDLPGGIDVKFVDLNGNGVFDNGFWFQSNNDWYYFPGEWLYIDVDNNGVVSQGDYRILSCSCLSNCLICGPMGLNPGYVLATDTDLGYSLSVDVNIDEKIKFVDRNSNGSWDYLNEPLYWDKNGDSYVTKDDIRLTDVYTPGATIDKTGKFVSTACSGGEYSIWASFTYNNTCVDGTCGGAVVYNSIPTYAIVTTAVRVEVSPRDITLISGERVQFTAVALDPLDHVVITPSPVWSLFNIDPMYPIGTIDSSTGLFTALSDRCVEGYAIATIKTTCCGDISSTLPPPEENRTSAKIKVNSLVDVLEQTIKFSGSEISTNVKWFVDQSGDKLKVTITTSIGTSKELYFTPPTASVGSWQNIYVSIPITELGITTIGTTITVTLRADVIPSYPSSKWCTFDLYSFKFTTTPLLTISGDVFIIGSNITGTLTTLSDLNNDGKLDPLQFIQIVLSGPYDKNLMLEPWGSTSVVNVQTDLNGNFSLGTGWVDSLGYHGAKYDGIYKIEALYTVPTSKFIYLKYKDTITTDLSKLTVDLTTPQVIEGTLQLPNSLTPGNNDVYVELWKVDPTKGYERVNISSGPINEIVRTNLPPQTYAPVKLGPNGYFKIYAIIDELGSYAIFTRVGNVKSTLGDYLYGRYYDQVGNPVPYRPFSIGAPNYKATLLVEPTVLYANKLNYFTIFVTDPSGNPVDELSLNLKDKFTFELPPGWTLQNKMVKPITKGTYLISGTPVGTGSGSMVVKVAGAILLSLPIQPLSLYNPYAYVDLTSVRLDREMIPPVVGEDYVLVFGFHQPPTPGLVVFDPTKDYLIDKDDSIYVEELSRSDTEIKLKFIPTMYTELPINLKFGLRGVDNRGDEENGKVSDSVVNFKLFSKFKNIMGFKIKVETTPQEITQGAIGAVSVTVLDINDVPRNNAWVEIWGYNKDGSPVNDMFNVGGPTPKIIIDASHLDPLNQNILNGVYTQLNIGFNHASDPEKTKVPFEVRRYTLVKVYTGDPSIPTSKIMGYIPYAFVIKPKKMLNISLLSIDGMTTYNKILTGRKHQLLINAPGVPSGSEIIAVGSRGSTFVNNMNGTFTLTLGEPYLEEGNARIMAIGPNRDTYGEIDVPVVKPKLVINPSDNILSAEINETITFSLFDPITNAPFYAKEVGADGKVDTYGAPFGFRTVIMNRVSISGVSSGTLTVNGRDNKNSTLPDSPKVILYYTTNDTPVGKYVILNEFDLISVKVTIEISTPQGTLIDKAIVNKTNRIKIKVVDAHNNPVANAEVGITFAYNYAQTVYDLKGYTDNSGVVSFTNFIPKYAGGYDIVVKKQDKEYVFYDYFYAKEVTEDVTPPNITVIEPTDGSTSSKVKIEVIGKVSDDSSVTAVYVNGMRVDLLPDGTFMTYINLDEGTNRIRIIAVDEFGNIGTKEIYVIYKAPTLTLVIDPIPSFVNKPVIKIKGSTDKGATVYINDEEIEVDSEGKFEASYTLIEGLNTIVIRAEKGTLTRTRRVSVTLDTTPPKLQVSIPDNVLERAFDVKGTTEIGATVTINNEPVVVNPDGSFSYTLTIPVGEKELNVVVKAEDKAGNTSIVSKTVKYRREIIIEMIIDSPVIKVTKDGVTTTVIYEIAPFTMPPGRTMVPLRFIAETFGARVDWDPKTEGIHIELKKSDGTMVIIDMQLGNKIAYVNGKPYVLDVAPFTVEPQGRTVVPIRFIAEAFGAKVDWDPALQKVTITYYP; encoded by the coding sequence ATGAAAAAATTTTTAGGGATTTTAATTATTTTATCCCTTCTTTTAACCTTCGCCCCTGTTAAAAATTTAACATTTTCTATATCAAATCCTGTTAATGTTATTAATGTTACATTAACACCAAATATTGTAGGAGAGTTAGTTAGAATAGATATTAAATTTATTTTAGGTGTTTCAATTTCAGCAAATTCTGATAATATAGTGATAACTTTTCCTAAAGATTCATTAGGTGATACATCAAAAGAATTTTATTTACCAACAAATATTCCTAAAACATCAGTTTTAATAAATGGAAGCAATAATATAACTGATGTTCAAGTAGATTTATTAAATAGAAAAGTCGCAGTTATAACATCAATAAATTTAGCAGCAGCAAATGAACATGTAATTACTTTTTTAACTACATCAGGTATTAAAAATCCAACAAAATCTGGTTTTTATTCATTGAAATTAAATACTTCACAAGAAACCGTGCTTTCATCTTCTCCATCTTTTTATATTTACCCCGGACCATTTCATCATGTTAAGATAATTCCAAATCCATCATTTTTCTCATCTAATAGATATGCTACTGGTCCTACAGCAGAATTTTATCTTGCAAGGTATGGTTCCTCTGGTGTAATGGATTATATTCCATCTGATATGTATGGAAATAATCTTTTTGAAGGATACACATACACTTTTGGAAATTGGGTTAAACCAGAAGATAAAGATTGTGGATATGAAACTTATGACATACCAACTGCAAGATGGTTTATAGTTTATGACCCAAATAATCCTTCACCTTCACCACCTGGCGGTCATACACCTGTAAATTGGCATTGGTGGATTCCCGGTTTTAGTTCTAATTATGCAATAAGACTTTCTTCGCCAGGGAATAAATCTGATGATACATCATTATTCATTCATCCACTTTATAATAAAAACCTTTCCGATTTTATTTTAGAAACTAAAATTGCATTTGATAACACTGTTGGTTATCATAGGGGAGTTAAATTTAGATTTAATGATTATGTTACAAGATACAATACAAAAGCAAATGGTTACTATGTTGATATATGGGGCCCTAATATAAGACTATTAAAGACAGTAAATGGAGTTGAAACTCTAATAACACAAAGTCCCTTACCTGCTGCAATATCTGCAAACACTTGGTATACTTTAAAAATAGTTGCTAATGGATCAAATATTCAAGTATTTTGGGGTCCCTCATCTTTGCCTTTACCAACTACTCCAATAATAAATGCAACTGATACAACATTTACTTCAGGAATTTTTGGTGTATGGCAATATGGTGGTGATGCAATTGTAAGAAGAACAGATTGGGATGATTTTTATATTAAAACATTAACAGGAGTAACTCTATTTTCAGATAATTTTGAAACTAAAATAGCAGCACCAAATGATCCACCTGATGATGGTGTTGATGCAAATTTTAGATATTGTGATTCAAATAATAATGGGGTTTATGATTGCATGGATTGTGTTTATCTTGACCTTGATAACTCTTTCTCTGTAACAAGAGGAGATATAAGAATTACAGCATCAACTTGTGGTGGAAGTTATGGACCAGGAAGTATTGTTAAAGCAGGTGATTCTGATATAGGAATATCATTAAGAACATTAAATGTCTTTTTAAACCCATCAACAGTTAGAGCAGGGGATGAAGATATAGGAGGACCTGCTATTGATATTGGAACTGGATTAATAGGTTTTGCTGCTACAGAAAAACATGCAGATAATATAAATTTAATTGCATCGTTTGAGCCCGGAGAGTGGATTTATAGAGATGCACCCATAGATCCATTTCCATTTTATGTTTCACCAGGAGATACAAGATTAACAACTGTCACAATTGGTTCAGTTAATTACCCTGTAAATAGTGTTGTAAGTAATCCATTTGTAAAACATACTGATGGTGGACCCACATTAAATACTTATGATCCAGGTGAATATATTTATCAGGATAATGATAATAGTGGAACTGTTACAGTAGGTGATTTAAGATTAACTACTGTTGGAGTTTATCCTGCTGGTTCAACTGTTGCAGCAGGAGAAATTGATATTGGGACAGTTCTAATACTTTTTAATTTTGCTACTGGAACACCAGAAAAATTTGTAGATGCAAATGTTAATTTAATGTATAACATAGGAGAGTGGATTTATAGAGACAATGATAATAATAAGATAGTTTCTCCAGGAGATACAAGATTAACATCTGTAACAATTGGAGCAACAACTTATACAGCAGGTTCTACTGTTGCAATTGGTGATTTAGATTTAGGAAAAGCACTAATTCCATTTGGTGATTTGGATTTAGGAGAACCACTTATAAACTTTGCGGCGAATGAAAAACACGCTGAAAACTTAGTTTCAGATAATTTATATAATCCTGGCGAATGGATTTATAAAGATAACGATGCATCAAATACCGTAACAACCTATGATTTAAGACTTACCTCTGTTACAATTGGTGTAATAACTTATCCTGCAAACTCAAATGTAACATCTGGGTATGCTCTTAGACCATTTGCTGCAGATGAAAAATATTATGATTACGATTTTACAACAACATTTACGACAGAAGATTGGATATATAGAGATTTAGATAATTCAAATACTGTTACAGCAGGTGATAAAAGATTGTCAAATGTTACAATTGGTGGAAAATCATATCCTGCTGGNTCAACTGTATTAGCATCTGATACTGATATTGGTTTATCTTTGACTTCAATAGATAACACAGCACCTCCCCCAATATTCAGTTATTTTGACTCAGACAATTCAGGTACATATTCACCTTTTGAAAGAATATATAATGATGTAAATAATAGTGACACAATAGATGTTGGCGATATAAGAGTTAGAACTCCATCATTAAGATTTTATAATACAGATACTAGTAAAGATAAAGGTCTTGATTCTTGTGATTTTGTATATCTTGATCTTGATAACTCTATGACACCATCTGAATGTGATGTAAGATTAACACCAGTAAATATTTGGACAACAAACTCCTTTGCTCATTATGAAGCAGGAAGCAAAGTTAAAATAACAGATCTCGATGCATCTAAATTAGATCCACTTCAAATTGTTTGGCCATTTATGATGTTGAAACAATATTCTAATCCTTCAAATAGATTATTTTTTAATTACCATTTTGGTGATTATAATTCAAATAAAGTATGGGATGATAATGAACCAGTTAACTTTATTATAGATTTTGTATTGAACTATAAATTAATTAATGGAATTCAAAAAAATGTCGTATCTCCTGGTGATTTAAGAATTTCTACTAACTTTTTGATAAGTTCAAATTTAGTTGGAACAAATCCTGGTTATATTGATATAAATGGTTTTTACACTGCACCTATCTTAGGAAGCGCTGATCCTCCTTATGAAGTCACTCTAAATGTAACCCTTTCTATTGGTGGAATAGCAAGAAGTGGTTCTTCAAAAATTGTTTTATTCAGAGGTCCTCCAAAAATTACTTTATCACCACAGACTCAATGGTTAGCACCTTGTACTGAATTTCAATACAAGGCAATTGTTACAGATATTTCAGGAAATCCAATTCCTAATGCAGAGAAAAATGTTAATTTTGGTGTTGGATATCCAAAAAATACAACAACAAATAAATATTTAATGCCTTATCCTTTTGGATTTACAGGTACATATCCGGAAGATCTTGGTATGCCGCTTGTTGAATTTTCTAATTTTGAAAAGCATGCTGACAATGTTTTGATAAATGTTCCAGCAAATAATGGAAAATATGACCCTGGTGAGTGGATATATAGAGATAATGATTTATCAAATTCTGTATCACCAGGTGACCTGAGATTATCAAAAGTTTATAAAGTAGGTAAAACATATGCTCCAGGAACAGTGGTTCAATTAGGCGATTGGGATGCAGGCACAGCACTCATTTCATTTAATAATTTAAAAGAAAGACATACACAACATATTAATTCAAATGCTCCGTTCCCACCAGCATTTGATGTTGGTGAATATATTTATTCAGATGAAGATTCAAATTTTGCAGTATCATTTGGAGATATTAGACTTACTGATGTTAAAAGAGGTTCAGTATTTTATGCAGCAGGAACAAAGGTAAATGATAAAGATATTGGTGATGCCTTAAAACAATTTAATGATGATTTACCAGGAGGAATTGATGTAAAGTTTGTTGACTTAAATGGAAATGGAGTTTTTGATAACGGTTTTTGGTTCCAGAGCAATAATGATTGGTACTATTTCCCTGGTGAATGGTTATATATTGATGTTGACAACAATGGAGTTGTAAGTCAAGGTGATTATAGAATTTTATCTTGTAGTTGCCTCTCTAATTGTTTAATATGTGGACCTATGGGACTTAACCCTGGTTATGTTTTAGCAACAGATACTGACCTAGGCTATTCTTTATCTGTAGATGTAAATATCGATGAAAAGATAAAATTTGTTGATAGAAACTCAAATGGTTCATGGGACTATTTAAATGAACCACTTTATTGGGATAAAAATGGAGATTCTTATGTAACAAAGGATGATATAAGATTAACAGATGTTTACACTCCAGGTGCTACAATTGATAAGACAGGAAAATTCGTATCGACTGCTTGTTCAGGTGGTGAATATAGTATTTGGGCTTCATTTACATATAACAATACTTGTGTTGATGGAACTTGTGGAGGTGCAGTCGTTTATAATTCTATTCCAACATATGCAATTGTAACAACAGCAGTAAGAGTTGAAGTATCTCCAAGAGATATAACATTAATATCTGGTGAAAGAGTTCAATTTACAGCAGTTGCTCTTGATCCCCTTGACCATGTTGTTATAACTCCATCACCAGTTTGGAGTTTGTTTAATATAGACCCAATGTATCCAATTGGAACAATTGATTCATCAACTGGATTATTCACTGCTCTATCAGATAGATGTGTTGAAGGATATGCAATAGCAACAATAAAAACTACATGTTGTGGTGATATTTCTTCAACATTACCTCCACCAGAAGAAAATAGAACTTCTGCAAAAATAAAAGTAAATAGTCTGGTAGATGTTCTTGAACAAACTATAAAATTCTCAGGTTCAGAAATTAGCACAAATGTAAAATGGTTTGTTGATCAAAGTGGAGATAAACTTAAAGTAACAATAACTACAAGTATTGGAACTTCAAAAGAGTTATACTTTACACCACCAACAGCAAGTGTTGGATCATGGCAAAATATTTATGTTTCAATCCCTATAACAGAACTTGGTATTACTACAATTGGTACAACCATAACAGTTACTTTAAGAGCAGATGTTATACCATCTTATCCGTCAAGTAAGTGGTGTACATTTGATTTATACTCATTTAAATTTACAACAACTCCTTTACTTACAATATCAGGAGATGTTTTTATAATTGGTTCAAATATAACTGGAACATTAACAACCCTTTCTGATTTAAATAATGATGGCAAACTTGACCCACTTCAATTCATTCAAATTGTTCTTTCAGGTCCTTACGATAAAAATTTAATGTTGGAGCCTTGGGGTTCAACTTCTGTTGTAAATGTTCAAACAGACCTTAATGGTAATTTCTCACTTGGTACTGGATGGGTAGATTCATTAGGTTATCATGGAGCAAAATATGATGGTATTTATAAAATAGAAGCTTTATATACTGTTCCAACATCAAAATTTATCTATCTTAAATATAAAGATACAATAACAACTGATTTATCAAAATTAACAGTTGATCTTACAACACCACAAGTAATTGAAGGAACTCTCCAATTACCAAATAGTTTAACACCAGGAAATAATGATGTTTATGTAGAACTATGGAAAGTTGATCCAACAAAAGGTTATGAAAGAGTAAATATATCAAGTGGACCAATAAATGAAATTGTAAGAACAAATTTACCACCTCAAACATATGCACCAGTAAAACTTGGACCAAATGGATACTTTAAGATTTATGCAATAATAGATGAGTTAGGAAGTTATGCAATATTTACAAGGGTTGGAAATGTAAAATCTACCCTTGGAGATTATCTATATGGAAGATATTATGATCAAGTAGGAAATCCTGTTCCTTATAGACCATTTTCAATAGGTGCACCAAATTATAAAGCAACTCTTCTTGTTGAACCAACTGTTCTTTACGCAAATAAATTAAATTACTTCACAATTTTTGTAACAGATCCTTCTGGAAATCCAGTTGATGAATTGTCTTTAAATCTTAAAGATAAATTTACATTTGAACTTCCACCTGGATGGACTCTTCAAAATAAAATGGTTAAACCAATAACAAAAGGTACATATCTTATTTCAGGCACACCAGTTGGTACAGGAAGTGGCTCAATGGTTGTAAAAGTGGCTGGTGCAATTCTTCTTTCTCTTCCAATTCAACCACTATCCCTTTATAATCCATATGCTTATGTTGACTTAACATCTGTAAGACTTGATAGAGAAATGATACCACCAGTTGTTGGAGAAGATTATGTTCTTGTTTTTGGTTTCCATCAACCACCAACTCCAGGTTTAGTAGTTTTTGACCCAACAAAAGATTATTTGATTGATAAAGATGATTCAATTTATGTTGAAGAGTTATCAAGAAGTGATACTGAAATAAAACTAAAATTTATTCCTACAATGTACACTGAACTGCCAATTAACCTAAAGTTTGGTTTAAGAGGAGTTGATAATAGAGGTGATGAAGAGAATGGCAAAGTTTCAGATAGTGTAGTTAACTTTAAGTTATTTAGTAAATTCAAAAATATAATGGGATTTAAGATAAAAGTTGAAACAACTCCTCAAGAAATTACTCAAGGAGCAATAGGTGCAGTAAGTGTAACAGTTTTAGATATAAATGATGTTCCAAGAAACAATGCATGGGTAGAGATTTGGGGTTATAACAAAGATGGTTCACCTGTTAATGATATGTTTAATGTTGGTGGACCAACTCCAAAAATTATAATTGATGCATCTCACCTTGATCCACTTAACCAAAACATTCTAAATGGAGTTTATACTCAATTAAACATTGGATTTAACCATGCATCTGATCCTGAGAAAACAAAAGTTCCATTTGAAGTTAGAAGATACACTCTTGTAAAGGTTTATACAGGTGATCCAAGTATACCAACATCAAAAATTATGGGTTATATACCTTATGCATTTGTAATTAAACCTAAAAAAATGCTTAATATTTCTCTTCTATCTATAGATGGAATGACAACTTACAATAAGATACTCACAGGAAGAAAACATCAATTATTGATAAATGCCCCAGGAGTTCCTTCTGGTTCAGAAATAATAGCAGTTGGTTCTAGAGGTTCAACTTTTGTAAATAATATGAATGGAACATTTACATTAACATTAGGTGAACCATATCTTGAAGAAGGAAATGCAAGAATAATGGCTATAGGTCCAAATAGAGATACATATGGAGAGATAGATGTTCCAGTTGTTAAACCAAAATTAGTGATAAATCCATCTGATAATATTCTTTCAGCAGAAATTAATGAAACAATAACTTTCTCACTTTTTGATCCAATAACAAATGCTCCATTTTATGCAAAAGAGGTTGGAGCAGATGGTAAAGTTGATACTTATGGAGCTCCATTTGGATTTAGAACAGTAATTATGAATAGAGTTTCTATTAGTGGAGTTTCATCTGGAACATTGACTGTAAATGGAAGAGATAATAAAAACTCAACTCTTCCTGATTCACCTAAAGTAATTCTTTATTACACAACAAATGACACTCCAGTTGGAAAATATGTAATTCTTAATGAATTTGACCTTATCTCTGTTAAAGTTACTATTGAAATATCAACACCTCAAGGCACTTTAATTGATAAAGCGATTGTAAACAAGACAAATAGAATAAAAATTAAAGTTGTTGATGCCCATAATAATCCTGTTGCAAATGCAGAAGTTGGAATAACATTTGCATATAATTATGCTCAAACTGTTTATGACTTAAAGGGATATACAGATAATTCAGGAGTTGTATCATTCACTAACTTTATTCCAAAATACGCTGGTGGTTATGATATTGTTGTGAAGAAACAAGATAAAGAATATGTTTTCTATGACTATTTCTATGCAAAAGAGGTTACAGAAGATGTTACACCTCCAAATATTACAGTTATTGAACCTACAGATGGAAGTACAAGTTCAAAAGTTAAAATTGAGGTTATAGGAAAAGTATCAGACGATTCTTCAGTTACAGCAGTTTATGTAAATGGAATGAGAGTTGATTTATTACCTGATGGAACATTTATGACCTATATAAATTTAGATGAAGGAACAAACAGAATAAGAATTATTGCAGTTGATGAGTTTGGAAATATTGGAACAAAAGAAATTTATGTAATTTATAAAGCACCAACCTTAACTCTTGTGATTGATCCAATTCCTTCATTTGTTAATAAACCAGTTATTAAAATTAAAGGTTCCACAGATAAAGGGGCAACTGTATATATTAATGATGAAGAGATAGAAGTAGATAGTGAAGGAAAATTTGAGGCGTCTTACACTTTAATTGAAGGATTGAATACAATTGTTATAAGGGCAGAAAAAGGAACTCTTACAAGAACAAGAAGAGTTTCAGTTACTTTAGACACAACTCCTCCAAAACTTCAAGTTTCAATACCTGATAATGTGTTAGAAAGAGCGTTTGATGTTAAAGGTACAACAGAAATTGGAGCAACAGTTACAATAAATAATGAGCCAGTGGTTGTTAATCCTGATGGTTCATTCTCATATACCTTAACAATTCCTGTTGGTGAAAAAGAACTTAATGTTGTTGTTAAAGCAGAAGATAAGGCAGGAAATACATCAATAGTTTCAAAGACAGTTAAATATAGAAGAGAAATAATAATAGAGATGATTATTGATTCACCAGTAATTAAGGTAACAAAAGATGGTGTTACAACAACTGTTATTTATGAGATAGCACCATTTACAATGCCTCCTGGAAGAACTATGGTGCCATTGAGATTTATAGCAGAAACATTTGGTGCAAGAGTTGATTGGGATCCAAAGACAGAAGGAATTCATATTGAACTTAAGAAGAGTGATGGAACTATGGTTATAATTGATATGCAACTTGGAAATAAGATAGCATATGTAAATGGAAAACCATATGTTCTTGATGTAGCACCATTTACTGTTGAACCTCAAGGAAGAACAGTTGTTCCAATTAGATTTATAGCAGAAGCATTTGGTGCAAAAGTTGATTGGGATCCAGCACTTCAAAAAGTAACTATAACCTATTATCCATAG
- a CDS encoding GerMN domain-containing protein yields MRILKILILLILLLGLNFSFSACAQKEKTVKLYYYNPELDKDASGNILCSEKGLVPVERKIKSENIIEETIKLLIEGKLTDEEKKKGITTEFPLEGFKLVKSELKNGVLTLTFDDPYFKSSGGACRAKILWLQIEYTAKQFNEVKVVKFLPEDLFQP; encoded by the coding sequence ATGAGGATATTAAAAATTTTAATTCTTTTAATCTTATTACTAGGTTTAAATTTTTCTTTTTCTGCATGTGCTCAAAAAGAAAAAACAGTAAAACTTTATTACTATAATCCAGAACTCGACAAAGATGCCTCTGGAAATATTTTATGTAGCGAAAAAGGTCTTGTTCCAGTTGAAAGAAAAATTAAAAGTGAAAATATAATTGAAGAAACAATTAAACTATTGATTGAAGGTAAGTTAACAGATGAAGAAAAGAAAAAAGGAATAACAACAGAATTTCCACTTGAAGGTTTTAAATTAGTTAAAAGCGAATTAAAAAATGGAGTCCTTACTTTAACTTTTGATGATCCATACTTTAAATCATCAGGTGGTGCATGTAGGGCAAAAATTTTATGGCTTCAAATTGAATATACTGCAAAACAATTCAATGAAGTTAAAGTAGTTAAATTTTTACCAGAAGATCTATTTCAACCTTAA
- a CDS encoding Gmad2 immunoglobulin-like domain-containing protein produces MKYTNKIILILIIIIILIFVLNFYQRYLTLKKIKDAENLIMVEKPKPYEKIQNPVLIKGKAKGYFFFEATFPIKIIDENGNVLLTDYIETKDNWMTENFVSFEKYININFGKTKRGFIVFERANPSGLKENQFELYIPVYFP; encoded by the coding sequence ATGAAATATACAAATAAAATAATACTTATTTTAATTATTATAATTATTTTAATTTTTGTCTTAAATTTTTACCAAAGATATTTAACTCTCAAAAAAATTAAAGATGCTGAAAATTTGATAATGGTAGAAAAACCTAAACCATATGAGAAAATTCAAAATCCAGTTTTAATTAAAGGAAAAGCAAAAGGCTACTTTTTCTTTGAAGCAACCTTTCCAATAAAAATAATCGATGAAAATGGAAATGTATTATTAACAGATTATATTGAAACAAAAGATAACTGGATGACAGAAAATTTTGTATCTTTTGAAAAGTATATAAATATAAATTTTGGAAAAACAAAAAGAGGATTTATCGTTTTTGAAAGAGCAAATCCGAGTGGTTTAAAAGAAAATCAATTTGAACTATATATCCCTGTCTACTTTCCATAA